TAAAAAATGCCTGTAACATATTTAAAGAAAAAGCCACTAAGGTCATTAGTGGCTTATAATAATGTATTCAAAACTAAATTAAAAAGAGTAATTGTCTTTTTGTACTAGTTCGCCGTTGTTCTCAAAACCATTTTCGTCTTGATTTGGCTCATATCTTTTCTCAACAACTTCTTGATTTGCCTTGATATACTCGACAACATCTTGAAGTCCTTCAGCAAACTTTTCGAAATCTTCTTTATAAAGGAAAATCTTGTGCTTAATGAACTGTCCATCTTCAAAGCGTTTCTTACTTTCCGTGATTGTCACATAATAATCGTTTGAGCGAGTGGCTTTCACATCAAAAAAATAAGTACGTTTTCCCGCTCTCACCTTTTTTGAAAATACCTCTTCACGCTCTTTATTGTCAAAATCTCCCATTAGATTAATATAAAATTTAAGTTTAACCCTCTATTTTCAGTCATAAATATATAATAATTAAATTCAATCATCCAAATTTTATTTAAAAATTATTATTATAATAATTAAAATATTGCACCAGATTAGATAACATTATCAAAGTTCTTAGGTTTTTCACCGATTAATTTCAGACTTTCACCGAAAAAATAGCCCAAGAGACCTATTAGCTCTGTTGCTATGCTTATATTCGCTATACTTTTGAGTAAACTAATTCAAAAGGAAACAACGACATGGACAATCAAACAACAAAAACAGATTACGGAAAACCTCCTAAAAACAACAAGTCATCCAACTTAGTTGGATTTATAATTATCTTCTTAGGAGTAGC
The Sphingobacterium daejeonense genome window above contains:
- a CDS encoding DUF3276 family protein, whose translation is MGDFDNKEREEVFSKKVRAGKRTYFFDVKATRSNDYYVTITESKKRFEDGQFIKHKIFLYKEDFEKFAEGLQDVVEYIKANQEVVEKRYEPNQDENGFENNGELVQKDNYSF